In a genomic window of Demequina muriae:
- a CDS encoding PHP domain-containing protein, translated as MRIDLHTHSTVSDGTGAPSQVMREAAEAGLHIVALTDHDAIDGWEEAAATAADAGLGFVPGIEVSCRHHGISIHLLSYWHRADDADAIAMLARTRDARVHRAREIVEKVGVDYPVTWEAVAELAGDAATVGRPHIADALVAQGVVPTRDEAFEHILAGNSRYYVPHYAPEVTDAVRTMRAAGGVTVFAHPGADARGRIVTTSVIESMAKAGLVGLEIDHRDHDERQRERLARIASRLGLVRTGASDYHGTGKRNALGENLTDPRSFLALERARVSRDR; from the coding sequence ATGCGGATCGACCTCCACACCCACTCGACTGTCTCCGACGGCACGGGTGCGCCCTCGCAGGTGATGCGGGAGGCGGCGGAGGCAGGGCTCCACATCGTGGCGCTCACGGACCACGACGCCATCGACGGCTGGGAGGAGGCCGCGGCCACGGCGGCCGATGCGGGGCTCGGCTTCGTGCCCGGCATCGAGGTCTCGTGCCGGCACCACGGCATTTCGATCCATCTGCTCAGCTACTGGCACCGCGCCGATGACGCCGATGCGATCGCGATGCTCGCCCGCACGAGGGACGCGCGCGTGCATCGTGCCCGAGAGATCGTCGAGAAGGTGGGCGTCGACTATCCCGTCACGTGGGAAGCGGTGGCGGAGCTGGCGGGGGACGCGGCCACGGTCGGCCGGCCCCACATCGCCGATGCGCTCGTCGCGCAGGGTGTCGTGCCCACCCGGGACGAGGCCTTCGAGCACATTCTGGCCGGCAACTCCCGCTACTACGTGCCGCACTACGCGCCCGAGGTGACCGACGCGGTGCGGACGATGCGCGCCGCCGGCGGGGTCACGGTGTTCGCACACCCGGGGGCCGATGCGCGCGGCCGGATCGTCACCACGTCCGTCATCGAGTCGATGGCGAAGGCCGGGCTGGTGGGACTCGAGATCGATCACCGCGACCACGACGAGCGTCAGCGGGAGCGCTTGGCGCGCATCGCGTCACGCCTGGGCCTGGTGCGCACCGGTGCGAGCGATTATCACGGCACGGGCAAGCGCAACGCGCTGGGGGAGAACCTCACGGACCCGAGGTCGTTCCTCGCACTCGAGAGGGCACGGGTGAGCCGGGACCGCTGA
- a CDS encoding gluconokinase, with product MRVVVMGVTGCGKSTVGMRLAHELKAQFCDGDDLHSATAIAKMAAGIALTDEDRWPWLDAVATWLEGQDRGIVACSALKRVYRDCIRDVAGDSVVFVHLAAPQSVLEPRVRRRAEHDGHFAPAGLLDSQYAVLEPLEADELGGKVPVHRHSPEGATLVARAIVESARR from the coding sequence ATGCGCGTGGTGGTGATGGGTGTGACAGGGTGCGGAAAGTCGACCGTAGGGATGCGACTCGCGCACGAGCTCAAGGCTCAGTTCTGCGATGGTGACGACCTGCATTCGGCGACGGCCATCGCGAAGATGGCCGCGGGCATCGCGCTGACGGACGAGGACCGGTGGCCGTGGCTCGACGCCGTGGCCACCTGGCTGGAGGGGCAGGACCGCGGCATCGTCGCGTGCTCGGCGCTCAAGCGCGTCTACCGCGACTGCATCCGCGACGTCGCGGGCGACTCAGTGGTCTTCGTCCACCTCGCCGCTCCGCAGAGCGTGCTCGAGCCTCGGGTCCGCAGGCGTGCCGAGCACGACGGACACTTCGCGCCCGCCGGGCTGCTGGACTCTCAGTACGCCGTGCTCGAGCCCCTCGAGGCCGATGAGCTGGGCGGCAAGGTGCCGGTGCATCGGCACTCTCCCGAAGGAGCGACGCTCGTCGCACGCGCGATCGTCGAATCTGCGCGCCGGTAG
- a CDS encoding ABC transporter substrate-binding protein: MRTTRTAIAAMAAGVLALSACSGGGDAVDLDGDGSTADGQVEPSSDALVAAIAGEPDQLDPHVTSAYFSFQVLENVFDTLVEPDDSLEMQPALAESWEISDDQLTWTFDLRDDVTFHDGSAFTADDVVYSYTRIIDEELTPSWRFAAIESVTAPDDSTVEITVAQPTPNLLALIGGYKGMAIVSEDNVTSGDIVSAPVGTGPFSFADYVSGDHITLTANPDYWGDAPSVPGVEFRFISEGSTAITALENGEIDWTDSVPVQQVEALSGGDSELAIEPSTDYWYLALNQNNAPWDDVRARQAVAYAIDREAILQATTYGTGVLNQLAIPEQSAWFTEYDEYSYDPERAQELFDEAGFTGGTIDFLATSEYSETELTAQILADNLEPYGIDVEIRTVDFATWLAEQGEGNFDMFMLSWLGNLDPDDFYYAQHHSEGGFNFQGYSNPDVDALLEAGRTETDADARRDLYAEAATMIADDASYIYLYNPAVIQAWSPELSGYTVRSDGAIRFRSVELTG, translated from the coding sequence GTGAGAACTACACGTACAGCTATAGCGGCCATGGCCGCAGGAGTGCTCGCCCTGTCTGCGTGCTCCGGCGGCGGCGACGCTGTCGATCTGGACGGCGACGGGTCGACCGCCGACGGACAGGTCGAGCCGAGCTCCGACGCGCTGGTCGCCGCGATCGCCGGTGAGCCAGACCAGCTCGACCCGCATGTGACGTCCGCGTACTTCTCGTTCCAGGTGCTCGAGAACGTGTTCGACACCCTCGTCGAGCCCGACGACAGCCTCGAGATGCAGCCGGCGCTCGCAGAATCGTGGGAGATCAGCGACGACCAGCTCACCTGGACCTTCGACCTGCGCGACGACGTGACGTTCCACGACGGCTCCGCGTTCACCGCCGACGACGTGGTCTACTCGTACACGCGCATCATCGATGAGGAGCTCACACCCTCGTGGCGGTTCGCCGCGATCGAGTCGGTGACCGCGCCTGACGACTCCACCGTGGAGATCACGGTGGCACAGCCGACGCCCAACCTTCTCGCCCTCATCGGCGGCTACAAGGGCATGGCGATCGTCAGCGAGGACAACGTGACCTCCGGCGACATCGTCAGCGCCCCGGTCGGGACCGGCCCGTTCTCGTTCGCCGACTACGTCAGTGGCGACCACATCACCCTCACCGCGAACCCCGACTACTGGGGCGATGCACCGAGCGTGCCTGGGGTCGAGTTCCGCTTCATCTCCGAGGGCTCAACCGCCATCACCGCACTGGAGAACGGCGAGATCGATTGGACCGACTCCGTGCCGGTGCAGCAGGTCGAGGCCCTCTCCGGCGGCGACAGCGAGCTCGCCATCGAGCCCAGCACCGACTACTGGTACCTGGCGCTGAACCAGAACAACGCGCCGTGGGACGACGTGCGCGCGCGCCAGGCGGTCGCGTACGCGATCGACCGCGAGGCGATCCTGCAGGCCACGACGTACGGCACCGGCGTGCTCAACCAGCTCGCCATCCCCGAGCAGTCGGCGTGGTTCACCGAGTACGACGAGTACTCGTACGACCCGGAGCGCGCTCAGGAGCTGTTCGACGAAGCGGGCTTCACCGGAGGAACCATCGACTTCCTGGCGACGAGCGAGTACTCGGAGACCGAGCTCACGGCGCAGATCCTGGCCGACAACCTCGAGCCGTACGGCATCGACGTCGAGATCCGCACGGTCGACTTCGCGACGTGGCTCGCCGAGCAGGGTGAGGGCAACTTCGACATGTTCATGCTGTCGTGGCTCGGCAACCTCGATCCCGACGACTTCTACTACGCGCAGCACCACTCCGAGGGCGGCTTCAACTTCCAGGGCTACTCGAACCCGGACGTGGACGCTCTACTCGAGGCGGGACGCACCGAGACCGACGCCGACGCGCGCCGTGATCTCTACGCTGAGGCGGCGACCATGATCGCCGACGACGCGTCGTACATCTACCTCTACAACCCCGCCGTCATCCAGGCCTGGTCGCCGGAGCTGTCCGGCTACACGGTCCGGTCCGACGGAGCCATCCGGTTCCGCTCGGTGGAACTGACGGGTTAG
- a CDS encoding ABC transporter permease produces the protein MTAIPEPSSAPTAETGARLASWRLLLRNPVTVASSIVLILVVLIAAFAPLIAPHGVNVINVPGALQAPSAEHWFGTDDLGRDVFSRVLMATRVSLIVALASVAFAFVLGVTLGIVSGFIGGKLDAVLMRGVDVMFAFPVILLALAIIAVLGPGMATTMLAIGIVYTPIFARVARASALSVSVQPFVQVSHTMGTGRGYILSRHVLPNITGPIIVQTSLSLAFAILSEASLSFLGLGVQPPAPSWGGMLSDARPFLESAWWLGVFPGLAILVTVLAFNLVGDGLRDVLDPRQRTIMEARARR, from the coding sequence ATGACCGCCATCCCCGAACCCTCGTCCGCGCCGACCGCCGAGACCGGTGCGCGCCTCGCGTCGTGGCGCCTGCTGCTGCGCAATCCGGTCACGGTCGCGTCCTCGATCGTCCTCATCCTCGTCGTGCTGATCGCCGCGTTCGCGCCGCTGATCGCTCCCCACGGCGTGAACGTCATCAATGTCCCCGGCGCCCTGCAGGCGCCGTCCGCCGAGCACTGGTTCGGCACCGACGATCTGGGCAGAGACGTGTTCTCGCGCGTCCTCATGGCGACGCGAGTGTCACTCATCGTCGCGCTGGCATCGGTCGCCTTCGCCTTCGTGCTCGGCGTCACCCTGGGCATCGTGTCGGGCTTCATCGGCGGAAAGCTCGACGCGGTGCTGATGCGCGGCGTCGACGTCATGTTCGCGTTCCCGGTCATCCTGCTCGCCCTCGCGATCATCGCCGTGCTCGGTCCCGGGATGGCCACGACGATGCTCGCGATCGGCATCGTCTACACCCCCATCTTCGCGCGCGTGGCGAGGGCATCGGCGCTCTCCGTGAGCGTGCAGCCGTTCGTCCAGGTGTCTCACACCATGGGCACCGGCCGCGGTTACATCCTGTCTCGCCACGTGCTCCCGAACATCACCGGGCCGATCATCGTGCAGACGTCGCTGTCGCTCGCGTTCGCGATCCTGTCCGAGGCCTCGCTGTCGTTCCTCGGCCTGGGGGTGCAGCCGCCCGCCCCGTCGTGGGGAGGCATGCTGTCCGACGCGCGGCCGTTCCTGGAGAGCGCATGGTGGCTCGGGGTGTTCCCGGGTCTCGCGATCCTCGTCACGGTCCTCGCCTTCAACCTGGTGGGCGACGGGCTGCGGGACGTCCTGGACCCGCGCCAGCGCACGATCATGGAAGCGAGGGCCCGCCGATGA
- a CDS encoding DUF3152 domain-containing protein, which translates to MSDGGRRVFAGRGISLPTLGSIALVVVVAFAAGIGVGWGTGLVADRLAAPEPSVSATPSASATPTVAVSIPPLDPIDRDVDEADALAGIALLDVVREGDGSFATVTTDGEPSGGGASVRWVRVEYEEGLNMNGSALGQFVLDTLNDPRGWGARGRFEFVPTGGAPDLRIVLASPYTAAATCPDPHATAPAGALVDPSATPEPAVDPSTAASADPDASAEATSCADQGLVMLNHYDWLRGLDAYGDDRSGARAYLINHFVGHALGDEDVECTSGRALVMADQSDLAGDCDPNPWPWPDEPVPEPSPSADATAATRDDEG; encoded by the coding sequence GTGAGTGATGGTGGCAGACGCGTGTTCGCGGGCAGGGGAATCTCCCTGCCCACCCTGGGATCGATCGCCCTCGTCGTGGTCGTCGCCTTCGCGGCGGGCATCGGCGTGGGCTGGGGTACGGGTCTCGTCGCCGACCGTCTCGCCGCCCCGGAGCCCAGCGTCTCCGCGACGCCGAGCGCCTCGGCCACCCCCACCGTGGCGGTGAGCATCCCGCCACTCGATCCGATCGACCGCGACGTCGACGAGGCGGACGCGCTCGCGGGAATCGCCTTGCTCGACGTCGTGCGCGAGGGCGATGGCAGCTTCGCCACGGTCACCACCGACGGCGAGCCCTCCGGGGGCGGCGCGTCGGTGCGGTGGGTCCGCGTCGAGTACGAGGAGGGGCTGAACATGAACGGCAGCGCCCTCGGGCAGTTCGTGCTCGACACCCTCAATGATCCGCGTGGCTGGGGAGCCAGGGGACGCTTCGAGTTCGTGCCCACCGGTGGGGCCCCCGACCTCCGCATCGTGCTTGCGAGTCCGTACACGGCCGCCGCGACCTGCCCCGATCCTCATGCGACCGCGCCGGCGGGAGCGCTCGTCGACCCGTCGGCGACGCCCGAGCCGGCGGTGGACCCCTCCACCGCCGCATCGGCCGATCCCGATGCCTCGGCCGAGGCGACCAGCTGTGCGGACCAGGGGCTCGTGATGCTCAACCACTACGACTGGCTCCGGGGACTCGACGCCTACGGAGACGACCGGTCGGGCGCTCGGGCCTACCTGATCAACCATTTCGTGGGCCACGCCCTGGGCGATGAGGACGTCGAGTGCACGTCCGGTCGAGCGCTGGTCATGGCCGATCAGAGCGACCTCGCCGGGGACTGTGATCCGAACCCCTGGCCGTGGCCCGACGAGCCCGTGCCAGAGCCGAGCCCGTCGGCCGATGCCACGGCCGCCACGCGCGACGACGAGGGGTAG
- a CDS encoding DEAD/DEAH box helicase yields MTETTQTHASVHTADQSFADFKINPLIAEALAEGGIVNPFPIQAMTLPVALGGHDIIGQAKTGTGKTLGFGVPLLHRTVSPGEPGYDELDAPGKPQALVVAPTRELAVQVAGDLQTASKKRSTRIAQIYGGRAYEPQIDMLNKGVEVVVGTPGRMIDLLNQGHLDLRYVRTVVLDEADEMLDLGFLPDVERLLAATPASRHTMLFSATMPGPVVQLARRYMLQPTHIRAADPDDDGATVKATTQFLYRAHAMDKVEVLARILQAEGRGRTIVFARTKRTAAKVSDELRDRGFAAGALHGDLGQGAREQALRAFRHTKIDVLVATDVAARGIDVDDVTHVVNYQCPEDEKTYLHRIGRTGRAGKTGVAVTFVDWDDLPRWSMIDKSLDLGYPDPEETYSNSPHLYEQLNIPVGTKGRLPRSERKLEGLEGETLEDLGETGKKPGGDRGGRDGGRGRGGPGGGRGEGRGRDGGSRDGGSRDGGSRDGGGRGEGRGRGRDGGSRDSGGRGEGGRRQERSGAEGGGSDRPQSGADHSSAQPSRDGEGGQPRKRNRRRRRSGGQGGQPSQSQD; encoded by the coding sequence ATGACTGAGACCACTCAGACGCACGCCAGTGTGCATACCGCGGACCAGAGCTTCGCGGACTTCAAGATCAACCCACTGATCGCCGAGGCCCTCGCCGAGGGCGGCATCGTGAACCCGTTCCCGATCCAGGCGATGACCCTCCCGGTCGCGCTCGGCGGCCACGACATCATCGGCCAGGCCAAGACCGGAACGGGCAAGACGCTCGGCTTCGGCGTGCCGCTCCTGCACCGCACCGTCTCCCCCGGCGAGCCCGGGTATGACGAGCTCGATGCACCCGGAAAGCCGCAGGCACTGGTCGTCGCCCCTACCCGCGAGCTCGCGGTGCAGGTGGCAGGCGACCTCCAGACGGCGTCCAAGAAGCGCTCCACCCGGATCGCCCAGATCTACGGCGGCCGTGCCTACGAGCCCCAGATCGACATGCTCAACAAGGGCGTCGAGGTCGTGGTCGGCACCCCCGGCCGCATGATCGACCTGCTCAACCAGGGACACCTGGACCTGCGCTACGTCCGCACGGTGGTGCTCGACGAGGCCGACGAGATGCTCGACCTCGGGTTCCTGCCCGACGTGGAGCGCCTGCTCGCCGCGACGCCCGCCTCGCGCCACACGATGCTCTTCTCCGCGACCATGCCCGGTCCCGTGGTGCAGCTGGCCCGCCGCTACATGCTCCAGCCCACGCACATCCGCGCCGCCGACCCGGATGACGACGGCGCCACCGTCAAGGCCACCACGCAGTTCCTCTACCGGGCCCACGCCATGGACAAGGTCGAGGTGCTCGCGCGGATCCTGCAGGCCGAGGGCCGTGGCCGGACCATCGTGTTCGCGCGCACCAAGCGCACCGCGGCCAAGGTGTCCGACGAGCTGCGCGACCGCGGATTCGCCGCCGGCGCGCTGCACGGCGACCTGGGGCAGGGCGCCCGTGAACAGGCGCTCCGCGCCTTCCGCCACACCAAGATCGATGTGCTCGTGGCGACGGACGTGGCCGCACGCGGCATCGACGTCGACGACGTCACGCACGTCGTGAACTACCAGTGCCCCGAGGACGAGAAGACGTACCTGCACCGCATCGGCCGTACGGGCCGTGCCGGCAAGACGGGTGTCGCCGTGACGTTCGTGGACTGGGATGACCTTCCCCGCTGGTCCATGATCGACAAGTCGCTCGACCTCGGCTACCCGGACCCCGAGGAGACGTACTCGAACTCCCCGCACCTGTACGAGCAGCTGAACATCCCCGTGGGAACCAAGGGCCGCCTGCCCCGCAGCGAGCGCAAGCTCGAAGGCCTCGAGGGCGAGACGCTCGAGGACCTCGGCGAGACCGGCAAGAAGCCCGGCGGCGACCGCGGTGGACGTGACGGCGGGCGTGGACGCGGCGGCCCCGGTGGCGGACGCGGCGAAGGCCGTGGCCGCGACGGTGGCAGCCGCGACGGTGGCAGCCGCGACGGTGGCAGCCGCGATGGCGGCGGACGCGGCGAGGGCCGTGGACGTGGTCGTGACGGCGGGAGCCGCGACAGTGGCGGACGCGGTGAGGGCGGTCGACGCCAGGAGCGCTCGGGCGCCGAAGGCGGCGGCTCGGACCGCCCCCAGTCCGGCGCGGACCACTCGTCAGCTCAGCCCAGCCGTGACGGTGAAGGCGGTCAGCCGCGCAAGCGCAACCGCCGCCGTCGCCGCAGCGGCGGCCAGGGCGGACAGCCGTCGCAGTCGCAGGACTGA
- a CDS encoding ABC transporter permease → MGAVLTSPTLRFLLRRLAQSAVVLFGVMVVVFSLVQLVPGDPVRIALGTRYTPEAYAVLREASGLDRPLLLQFVNYLGSAVTGDLGVSFRSGQPVTALLTDRLPATFSLAFTGILIGLVIAVVAGTWAALHEGRVSDMIVRVGSQFGVSIPDFWMGLLLIMIFSATFGLLPSSGYVPLSQGLGPWLSHVILPATAVGLVAGAIMTRYIRAAVLEVASMPYVRTAKSKGIAPRVVIARHIGRNALIPVLTIAGIQFATILGGVIVVEVVFAWPGLGSLVYNAVGVRDYPVIQGAVLLIAVIFLAVNLLVDLLYAVVDPRIRLS, encoded by the coding sequence GTGGGGGCGGTCCTCACGAGCCCGACGCTGCGATTCCTGCTGCGACGGCTGGCACAGTCCGCAGTCGTGCTGTTCGGCGTCATGGTTGTGGTGTTCTCGTTGGTGCAGCTGGTGCCGGGCGACCCTGTGCGCATCGCGCTCGGCACCCGCTACACGCCCGAGGCCTACGCCGTGCTGCGCGAGGCCTCCGGACTGGACCGTCCCCTGCTCCTGCAGTTCGTCAACTACCTCGGCAGTGCCGTCACCGGCGACCTGGGCGTGAGCTTCCGCTCGGGCCAGCCGGTGACGGCGCTGCTGACCGACCGACTGCCCGCCACGTTCTCGCTCGCGTTCACCGGAATCCTCATCGGGTTGGTGATCGCCGTCGTCGCCGGTACGTGGGCGGCCCTGCACGAGGGCCGCGTGTCGGACATGATCGTGCGGGTCGGCAGCCAGTTCGGCGTCTCGATTCCCGACTTCTGGATGGGGCTGCTCCTCATCATGATCTTCTCGGCGACGTTCGGCCTGCTTCCGAGCTCCGGCTATGTGCCGCTGTCCCAGGGCCTGGGACCGTGGCTGTCGCACGTGATCCTGCCGGCCACCGCCGTCGGCCTCGTGGCCGGAGCCATCATGACGCGGTACATCCGGGCCGCTGTTCTCGAGGTAGCGTCCATGCCCTACGTGCGCACCGCGAAGTCCAAGGGCATCGCGCCGCGCGTGGTCATCGCACGCCACATCGGCCGCAACGCCCTGATCCCGGTGCTGACGATCGCAGGAATCCAGTTCGCCACCATCCTGGGAGGAGTCATCGTGGTCGAGGTCGTCTTCGCGTGGCCGGGGCTCGGGAGCCTCGTCTACAACGCCGTGGGCGTGCGCGACTACCCGGTGATCCAAGGCGCGGTGCTGCTCATCGCCGTGATCTTCCTCGCCGTCAACCTGCTCGTCGACCTGCTCTACGCGGTCGTCGACCCACGGATCCGGCTGTCATGA
- a CDS encoding helix-turn-helix domain-containing protein yields MHDSDPAPRLDDAAAVVVAIGHNLRRERKRLHLSLQALSTRAGVSFGSISELERGLGNPSVNSLTRLAAALEVPISRLLDAPDGDSMVVRADARHLLPVYGGSDLARQVRRELLTPRSRSNLQLIRSTLPIGFSNEASPFRHAGTEAVVVEQGLLVVQHGERRMELAPGDTVSYRCSTSHWWANGADEPTIVLGAVSPFED; encoded by the coding sequence ATGCACGATTCTGACCCCGCGCCGCGTCTCGACGACGCGGCGGCTGTGGTGGTCGCGATCGGACACAACCTCCGCAGGGAGCGCAAGCGGCTCCACCTGAGCCTGCAAGCACTCAGCACGCGTGCGGGCGTGAGCTTCGGATCCATCAGCGAGCTCGAGCGCGGCCTGGGGAACCCCTCGGTGAACTCGCTCACGCGCCTCGCCGCGGCACTCGAGGTGCCCATCTCCAGGCTGCTCGACGCCCCTGATGGCGACTCGATGGTGGTGAGGGCGGATGCGCGCCACCTGCTCCCGGTATACGGCGGGTCGGACCTCGCACGTCAGGTGAGGCGGGAGCTGCTCACCCCCCGCAGCCGCTCGAACCTGCAGCTGATCCGGTCCACGCTGCCCATCGGATTCTCCAACGAAGCCTCGCCCTTCCGGCACGCGGGCACCGAGGCGGTGGTGGTGGAGCAGGGGCTGCTGGTGGTGCAGCACGGCGAGCGGCGCATGGAGCTCGCCCCAGGCGACACGGTGTCGTACCGCTGCTCGACGTCGCACTGGTGGGCCAACGGTGCGGACGAGCCCACGATCGTGCTCGGGGCCGTCAGCCCCTTCGAGGACTGA
- a CDS encoding DUF1028 domain-containing protein produces MTYSILAVDRAHRAIGIATATFSLAVGNSVPAIDPAAGAVASQAWPNRDLRHLALEALRDGAQPASALASALRTDGGAAYRQLAVMGLDGAWEVHTGESCTPWAGHRAVDGMVIAGNYLAGSHVLDAAADAWGATPDLHADVPPDEVVDTAGRRAQRAVPQASVALAKRLVAALLAAEDAGGDARGRQSASLIVSSRGERVQWPPATDIDLRVDDDDRGPYALAALLDHRLGTRAAD; encoded by the coding sequence ATGACCTACAGCATTCTCGCGGTCGATCGCGCGCACCGTGCGATCGGGATCGCGACCGCGACGTTCTCCCTGGCGGTCGGCAATTCGGTGCCGGCCATCGACCCCGCCGCGGGCGCGGTGGCGAGCCAGGCCTGGCCCAACCGCGACCTCCGCCACCTCGCCCTCGAAGCGCTGAGGGACGGAGCGCAGCCCGCCTCCGCCCTCGCATCGGCCCTCCGCACGGATGGCGGAGCGGCCTACCGGCAGCTCGCGGTGATGGGACTCGACGGCGCGTGGGAGGTCCACACCGGCGAGAGCTGCACTCCGTGGGCGGGTCACCGTGCGGTCGACGGGATGGTCATCGCCGGCAACTATCTGGCTGGCTCGCATGTGCTCGACGCCGCGGCCGACGCCTGGGGCGCGACCCCCGATCTTCATGCTGATGTCCCACCGGACGAGGTCGTCGACACGGCAGGTCGCCGCGCCCAGCGCGCCGTTCCGCAGGCGTCAGTGGCGCTCGCGAAGCGGCTCGTCGCCGCACTCCTCGCTGCGGAGGACGCGGGTGGCGACGCTCGAGGAAGGCAGAGCGCATCGCTGATCGTGTCGTCACGCGGAGAACGCGTGCAGTGGCCGCCAGCGACCGACATCGACCTCAGAGTCGATGACGATGACCGCGGTCCCTACGCGTTGGCGGCGCTGCTCGACCACCGCCTCGGGACCCGCGCGGCGGACTGA
- a CDS encoding dipeptide ABC transporter ATP-binding protein, translating into MTTSRSRATRTDPVLTVSDLAVDIGRRSIVRDISFQVEPGGTLGIVGESGSGKSMTVLAATGLLDAPASRVRGTSRLGDLDMVSASARTLRSVHGSKVGFVFQDPSTSLNPLLTLERQITEPLQAHRRMTRRQAATRAAELLEAVGIPDPQNRLRSYPHQLSGGQRQRVMIAVALACDPELLVADEPTTALDVTTEAQIIDLVRDLQHERGTAVVWISHDLGVIGQVADDVAVLSAGDMIEHRPVVDVFDDPRHDYTQRLLAARPLLSRSVPLAPEADSPVVLDVRNLDVSYPVTTPTGRSHVHAVKDVSFQVRRGQTLGIVGESGSGKSTIAGALTGLVEAQAGTAMLHSPGRAEDDPIDLLSVHGRGSGATRRRVAMVFQDPFSSLNARRRVSDAIDEPLSVHRLTPPGEPRRARIVELLDQVGLPEEFASRYPHELSGGQRQRVSIARALSLEPDVIILDEATASLDVSIQATVLQLLRRLQDELGLTFVFIAHDLAIVHEMSHDVLVLRHGEAVEYRPTPELFAGPQAEYTRDLLAAVPPERPRAAT; encoded by the coding sequence ATGACCACCTCTCGGAGCAGAGCCACGCGCACGGATCCCGTCCTCACCGTCTCGGATCTTGCGGTGGACATCGGCCGTCGTTCGATCGTGCGGGACATCAGCTTCCAGGTGGAGCCAGGCGGCACTCTGGGCATCGTCGGCGAATCAGGCTCGGGGAAGTCGATGACGGTGCTCGCGGCGACGGGTCTGCTCGACGCCCCGGCCTCCCGAGTGCGGGGCACGAGCCGACTGGGCGATCTCGACATGGTGTCCGCCTCGGCACGCACCCTGCGCTCCGTGCACGGCAGCAAGGTCGGCTTCGTGTTCCAGGACCCGTCCACGTCCCTCAACCCCCTGCTCACGCTGGAACGCCAGATCACCGAACCGCTCCAGGCGCATCGGCGGATGACGCGCAGACAGGCAGCGACTAGGGCCGCCGAGCTGCTCGAGGCCGTGGGCATCCCGGACCCCCAGAACCGGCTGCGCTCCTACCCCCACCAGCTGTCCGGCGGGCAGCGTCAGCGCGTGATGATCGCCGTGGCGCTCGCGTGCGATCCCGAGCTGCTGGTGGCCGACGAGCCCACCACCGCGCTGGACGTCACGACCGAGGCGCAGATCATCGACCTCGTCCGCGACCTGCAGCATGAGCGTGGCACCGCCGTGGTGTGGATCAGCCACGACCTCGGCGTCATCGGCCAGGTGGCGGATGACGTCGCCGTACTGAGCGCAGGCGACATGATCGAGCACCGTCCCGTCGTCGACGTGTTCGATGACCCGCGCCACGACTACACCCAGAGGCTCCTCGCGGCACGTCCACTGCTGTCACGGTCCGTTCCCCTCGCCCCGGAGGCCGACTCGCCCGTCGTCCTGGACGTCCGGAACCTCGACGTCTCCTATCCCGTGACCACGCCCACCGGACGCTCGCACGTGCACGCGGTCAAGGACGTCAGCTTCCAGGTGCGGCGCGGCCAGACGCTCGGCATCGTGGGCGAGTCGGGCTCAGGCAAGTCCACGATCGCGGGCGCCCTGACCGGGCTGGTGGAGGCGCAGGCCGGGACGGCGATGCTGCACTCTCCCGGCCGGGCCGAGGACGATCCCATCGATCTGCTCTCGGTGCACGGTCGCGGCAGTGGCGCGACCCGTCGGCGGGTGGCGATGGTCTTCCAGGACCCGTTCTCGTCGCTCAATGCGCGCCGGCGGGTGTCCGATGCGATCGACGAGCCGCTGTCGGTGCACCGCCTCACCCCACCGGGAGAGCCACGGCGAGCGCGCATCGTCGAGCTGTTGGATCAGGTGGGCCTCCCGGAGGAGTTCGCCTCGCGCTACCCGCATGAGCTCTCGGGCGGCCAGCGTCAGCGGGTGTCCATCGCACGGGCGCTGTCTCTCGAGCCCGACGTCATCATCCTCGACGAGGCGACGGCGTCGCTGGATGTCTCGATCCAGGCGACGGTGCTGCAACTGCTGCGCCGGCTCCAGGATGAGCTGGGGCTCACGTTCGTGTTCATCGCCCACGACCTCGCGATCGTGCACGAGATGAGCCACGACGTCCTCGTGCTGCGCCATGGCGAAGCCGTGGAGTACCGTCCCACGCCCGAGCTCTTCGCCGGCCCCCAGGCCGAGTACACCCGCGACCTGCTGGCAGCCGTCCCGCCCGAGCGCCCCCGTGCTGCTACCTAG
- a CDS encoding DUF3107 domain-containing protein produces MEVRIGVQNVSREIVIESDMTADAVAEAVSAAVAGATLDLTDDKGRRVVVPSGSLGYVEIGEETKRRVGFNA; encoded by the coding sequence GTGGAAGTCAGGATCGGCGTTCAGAACGTCTCCCGTGAGATCGTGATCGAGTCCGACATGACGGCCGATGCGGTGGCCGAGGCGGTGTCCGCAGCGGTGGCGGGAGCCACTCTCGACCTCACCGACGACAAGGGTCGCCGGGTCGTCGTCCCGTCCGGTTCCTTGGGCTATGTGGAGATCGGCGAGGAGACCAAGCGGCGCGTGGGCTTCAACGCCTGA